gataaagggacaGGAGAATGACGGTACTGAGAGAAATAGAAGTTTATATAAAAACGGGGAGGAAATATTAACTTGCATAATCCCAGCGAGTATCCTTTACGTAGGTGTGTGGAAAGAATCAAAGAGCAAGGGTCAGTAGAAGAAGCAGACTGTCATCCTGctgctatatacacacatatgtgtgtgtgtgtgtgtgtgtatatatatatatatatatatatatatatatatatatatacacacacacacatatatatacatatgtgtatatatatatatatgtatatatatatatatatatatatatatatatatatatatatataatttatgtatatatgatagaaacACCCACACTCCAGaggctagatttattgaaaatgtcagtctctctctctctctctctctctctctctctctctctctctctgtctgtctctctctctctctctctctctctctctctctctctctctctctctctctctctctctctctctctctctctctctctctctctctttcgaaactgttgtctcgttttcagtaaatctagtttttggagTGTGGGTGTTGCTCTCATAGCATTAACAtgaaagagtgttttaccattcatatatgtgaatataaatatatatatatatatatatatatatatatatatatatatatatgcacacacacacacacacacacacatatatatatatatatatatatatatatatatatgtgtgtgtgtgtgtgtgtgtgtgtgtgtgtgtgtgtgtgtgtgtgtgtgtgtgagtgtgtgtgtatgaatatatatatatatatatatatatatatatatatatatatatatatatatatgtatttatatacacctatatataaatatatatgtatatataaatagatagatagatatatacatatgtatatataaacatactgtatagatagatagatacagatatatacatatgtatgtatatacagaaacacatatatatatatatatatatatatatatatatatatatatatatatatatatatatatatatgtatgtatatatatatatatatatatatatatatatatatatatatatataaatatatatatgtgtgtgtgtgagtttgtgtgtgtgtgagtgtgcgtgtgtttatacacacacacacacacacagatatatatatatatatatatatatatatatatatatatatatatatatatatatacgtgtgtgtatgtacaaatatatatatatatatatatatatatatatatatatatatatatatatatatatatgcgtgtgtgtgtgtgtgtgtgtatgtacaaatatatatatatatatatatatatatatatatatatatatatatatatatgtacttatatatatacagaaagagagacacagagagagagagagagagagagagagagagagagagagagagagagagagagagagagagagagagagagagagagagagatagagagagagagagagagagagagagagagagagagagagagagagagagagcgagcgagagagatacatagatagatttaagtgtgtgtgtatatgtatatgatatatatatatatatatatatatatatatatatatattatatatgaataaatatatacaaatatagatacacacacatacacgtatacataaacacaagcacacacacggaaatctatctatctatctatctatctatctctttctctttctctctctctctctctctctctcactctctctctctctctctctctctatatatatatatatatatatatatatatatatatatatatatatatatatatatatttatatatatataattatatatatatatatatatatatatatatgtgtgtatatatatatatatatatatatatatatatatatatatatgtgtgtgtatatatatatatatatatatatatatatatatatatatatatatgtatgtgtgtgtgcatacatatatgtatatatatatatatatatatatatatatatatatatatatatatacatatatgtacttatatatatacagaaagagagagagagagagagagagagagagagagagagagagagagagatacatagataaatagatttaagtgtgtgtatatatgtatgtatatatatatatatatatatatatatatatatatatgtatatatataaatatatatacaaatatttacaaatatatacacacacacatacacatacacataaacactagcacacacacggaaatctatctacctctctctctctctctctctctctctctctctctctatatatatatatatatatatatatatatatatatatatatatatatatatgtgtgtgtgtgtgtgtgtgtgtatgtgtgtgtgtgtgtgtgtgtgtgtgtgtgtgtgtgtgtgtgtatgtatagaaatctatctatctatgtatatatatatgtatatatgtatttatttattatttatatatatgtatacacacacacgcatatacatatatataaacatatatgaattcaaatatttgtatatttgtatatatccatacctatatgtatatatacttatatactgacacaacgaacacacgcacacttgcctatatgaatatacatatatgtttatatatatatatatatatatatatatatatatatatatgtatatatatatatatatatatatatatatatatatatatatatatatatatatatatgtatatacatacatacatatatatacacatatgtacataaacatatatgaatctatgcatataaataaataaatgaataaataacacagactcccgtgtgtgttattattattattattttttttatatgcatagattcatatatgtttatgtacatatgtgtatagatatgtatgtatgtatatacatatatatatatatatatatatatatatatatatatatatatatatatgtgtgtataaatatatgtatgcatatatatatatatatatatatatatatatatatatatatgtgtgtgtgtgtgtgtgtgtgtgtgtgtgtgtgtgtgtgtgtgtgtgtgtgtgtgtgtgtatgcgtgtgtgtatttgtttaaatttatgtgtgaatgtgtgtgtttgtgtgtgcgagtctgtgtatgtgtttgtgagtgggtttgtgtttgtgtggatgtgtgcatgcatatctaCCCGCAATCAATCACAAAGACACAAGCGTATATAGAGATGCTGCTGCCATGACTAGGTAAAGCCTCCAAGCACGATGGCCGGCCATTAGAATTCTCACTGAGCTATAGCTGGTAGAGGAAAGAGCTATTTAATGACCCAGACGAGGCACTGTAAGGATACCCTTTTGCGTGAAATCAGAGTGTGTAGTGATATAAGTTgattatctattttcatctatacatatgtgtatgtatgaatccaTGCATCTATGGGCGTGTAgatggttagatatatatatggatagataggtagatagattgatagataggtcgATTCACTGACTGATATATTACTGttggagatatagataaagacaaatatatatgcagttaCGGATATAtgtttgtcagtgtgtatgtgtatgtgatatttACAAATAATACTTAGATACTCTTACATTCATCGTTACCCTTTCTTAGGATcataacatcaaaaaaaaaaaaaaacattgatccTCAAATACCAAGCAATACCAAGATTAGGCAGCTTCATCTCCGACATCACAGAGAGAAACAGCATCTTTGCCACATCTCCCTCATCTCATGACTGCATCTTCGTAATCAATATGTAGATGTGATGCGTGATTTCAAACTGCGGTCTGCCTCTGTGCGTGAGAGTGAGGGAGTTCCATTAGGCGAGAAACTCCGTGTGTTGCAAGGTCCTTCTTTTCCATTATACTTGCCTGGCGCCTACATCGGATTCCATCTCGCTTTGAGTTTCGTTTTCTGGCTTTGATCGCATTATGCTAGCCAGGGTATTCTGAGAGGGTGAAATCAAATATGTGGGCGTCACTCTGTTGCGGATATAATGAAACGGATTTtacttgtataaatatgcataaacatacatatatttatatatatatatatatatatatatatatatatatatatatatacacacatatgtgtacacacacacacatatatatatatatatatatatatatatatatatatatatatatatacacacatatgtgtacacacacacatatatatatatatatatatatatatatatatatatatatatatatatatatatgtgtgtgtgtgtgtgggtgtgtgtgtgtgtgtgtgtgcgtgtgtgtgtgtgtgtgtgtgtgtgtgtgtgtgtataaatacacacacacatatatgtaatgtatatatgtaaacatatatatgtacatacagatatacatgtatatacttgcatacatatatgtacaaacacgcatatatatatatatatatatatatatatatatatatatatatatatatatatatatatacatgtaaatatacacacacatatatgtaatttatatatgtaaatatatatatgtacatacatatatacatgtatatacatgcatacatatatgtacacacacgcatatatatacacatatacatacatgtatacacatatctgtgtacatataatatatatatatatatatatacatattttacatattcatgtatatatatacatatgcattcatacacacacacacacacacacacacacacacacacacacacacacatatatatatatatatatatatatatatatatatatataatatatatatatataaatgtatacgtatatatatacatatatatacacctatgtaagtatatatctatatatatatatatatatatatatatacataaaatatatatatatatatatatatatatatatatatatatatttatatatatatgtatatactgtgaaTAACCAAAGGTTATTGTGTTCATTTTTTTAGATCTTGTTTTGTGTTCCttcatttgttatttattctattttatttatctatgtatctaagtaGTAATCTCCTCTAGGGTAACAGGAAAATAACGTTGTAGTAACGAATTTTTAGAGGAAATGCAGGAACACCAACAGAGGCACTAACAAATCTAGCAACAGTAACAAAGATATTGGGAACAAAACGGGATCAGaagaacacagaacacgggaacaaacacgagAACACAGGAACACTTTTTGTTCCGTATACTAATTTCTGTTTATTTCGGACTTTCTCTTCCCGCCTCTTAGGAGCTTAATGACATCTGTgggtgtatagtatgtatatatatatatatatatatatatatatatatatatatatatatatatatatatatatatataagggcgtCTCCTCCTCCAGCCCTCGACAAAGGTAGAGTCATgacaaggaaaataattaaaCTTAGGAATTATCATATATGAGATCAAGTTGATATTAGAATTCAAAATAAAGTATCCGACAATAAAACAGAcaatgaaaagggggaagggatggacaaGACCTTTCTCGGTCCGAGTCAGTAGCGAACTGGAAGTTCACGGAAGCTATTAGCCCGACCATAGTTCTTGACAAAACCGAATCAGTTCGGGTTCGTGGAGATTCACAGACTAAGCCACTAACTACTACCCAGGTACTGATTCCCTAAAATAGCCAAatccattacatatataaaacatatatatatatatatatatatatatatatatagatagatagatagatagatagatacatatatatacatatacatatatatatataatatatatatatatatatatatatatatacgtgtatatatatatatatatatatatatatatatatatatatatatatatatatatatatatacgtgtatatatatatatatatatatatatatatatatatatatacacacacacacacacatatatatgaatgtgaatatatatatatatatatatatatatatatatatatatatatatatatgtgtgtctgtgtgtgtgtgtgtatgtgtgtgtgtgtgtgtgtgcatacaaacatctatatatatgcatatatacttataaatatatatatatatatatatatatatatatatatatatatacatatatatatatatatatatatatatatatatatatatatatatatatatatatatatatgtgggtacatgtgtgtatatatatatatatatatatatatatatatatatatttatatatatgtatatatatatatatatatatatatatatacatatatatacatatatacgtgtgtgtgtgtgtgtgtgtgtgtgtgtgtgtgtgtgtatgtgcgtatgtgtgtgtgtgtctgtgtgagtgtcagCGCCcgcgcgtgtatgtttgtttatatgtctgaatctaatacaaaacaaagaacagaCACCAAGGGAAAGTGATTGGACAAAAACTCGATACACACGAActacgaaaagaaaagacaagagaaagagggagaataggggggggcggggggtaaagGCGGAGGCGTGGCTCGGGGTGGGCGAGGAAGGCACgcgcaaaggggggaggggagggggagggagggggggaggagatttcATTAATGGGAAACCGACACTCATTTGTTACTTGCTGATCCGAAGATCTGCAGGCTGTCGCGGCGGTTGCGGGGGGTTCCTCAATAAGCCCCGGGGAaaggttgatgggggggggggggttgggaaagaggagggggaggggtggggggggttctcAGTGAGCTCCGACAAGGAAGGTGGGGGGTTGGTCTTCCTTTCGAGGTGGGCTGGGGTTCGAGGTGGGCTGGGGTTCGAGGTGGGCTGGGGTTCGAGGTGGGCTGGGGTTTGAGGTGGGCTGGGGTTTTAGGTGGGCTGGGGTTCGAGGTGGGCTGGGGTTCGAGGTGGGCTGGGGTTCGAGGTGGGCTGGGGTTCGAGGTGGGCTGGGGTTCGGGTTGGCTGGGGTTCGAGGTGGGCTGGGGTTCGAGGTGGGCTGGGGCTCGAGGTGGGCTGGGGTTCGAGGTGGGCTGGGGTTCGAGGTGGGCTGGGGTTCGAGGTGGGCTGGGATTTGGGTGGGCTGGAGTTCGAGGTGGGCTGGGGTTCGAGGTGGGCTGGGGTTCGGGGTGGGCTGGGGGTCAGGTGGGTGGGGTTCGAGGTGGGCTGGGGTTCGAGGTGGGCTGGGGTTCGAGGTGGGCTGGGGCTCGAGGTGGGCTGGGGTTCGAGGTGGGCTGGGGTTCGAGGTGGGCTGGGATTTGGGTGGGCTGGAGTTCGAGGTGGCCTGGGGTTCGAGGTGGGCTGGGGTTCGGGGTGGGCTGGGGGTCAGGTGGGTGGGGTTAGAGGTGGGCTGGGGTTCGAGGTGGGCTGGGGTTCGAGGTGGGCTGGGGTTCGAGGTGGGCTGGGGTTCGAGGTGGGCTGGGTTTCGAGGTGGGCTGGGGATCGGGTGGGCTGGGGTTCGAGGTGGGCTGGGGGTCGGGTGGGCTTGGGTTCGAGGTGGGCTGGGGGTCGGATGGGCTGGGGTTCGAGGTGGGCTGGGGTTCGAGGTGGGCTGGGGCTCGAGGTGGGCTGGGGTTCGAGGTGGGCTGGGGTTCGAGGTGGGCTGGGGTTCGAGGTGGGCTGGGGTTTGAGGTGGGCTGGTGTTCGAGGTGGGCTGGTGTTCGAGGTGGGCTGGGGTTCGAGGTGGGCTGGGGTTCTAGGTGGGCTGGGGTTCGAGGTGGGCTGGGGGTCGGGTGGGCTGGGGTTCGAGGTGGGCTGGGGTTCGAGGTGGGCTGGGGTTCGAGGTGGGCTGGGGTTCGAGGTGGGCTGGGGTTCGAGGTGGGCTGGGGGTCGGGTGGGCTGGGTTTCGAGGTAGCTTGGGTTCGAGGTGGGCTGGGGTTCGAGGTGGGCTGGGGTTCGAGGTGGGCTGGGGGTCGGGTGGGCTGGGTTTCGAGGTGGGCTGGGGTTCGAGGTGGGCTGGGGTTCGAGGTGGGCTGGGGTTCGAGGTGGGCTGGGGGTCGGGTGGGCTGGGTTTCGAGGTGGGCTGGGGTTCGAGGTGGGCTGGGGCTCGAGGTGGGGGTGTTGGAATGGGAAAAAGGTTATGGGGGTTAGGGTAATAGGAGGAAGTTAGGAGGGGGGTATGAGTACTTGGGTAATGAGGGAGGTTATGGGAGAAAGTGGGGTAGGTTATGGGAATTGGGGTAAAGGGGGAAACGTTATGGAGGAGGTCataagagttggggggggggggggatgggtgctCCCCAGTAAGCCTCGATCcctatttgggggggggggggggggggcttctaagTTTTAAAAAATTGGGGAAATATGGAAGGTTATGGGGGGAGACTATAGGAGTTGGGGGGATGGGGTAATAGGAAGAAGTTATGGAAtgggagaaaggcagaaagagagagaggcagagagagagagagagggaggcaaagagagagagagagagagagagagagagagagagagagagagagagagagagagagagagagagagtcaaagcgagagagagagagagagacagagacagagacagagagagagaaagaggcaaagagaaaaagaaaggcagaaagagagagagaggcaaaagagagagagagagagagagagagagagagagaggggttgaagaCCACTTTACATATCAAGAAATTATCATATTCTCCGGTTCGGACAGTATATTAATCCATTTATTTTCGTTAATATTTCAAATGACTTGTAAAGTGGGCTTAAAGAATACGAAAGGTGCTTTGTAACGTGAATTGATTGTTGGAGTAGTGAcgccattttgtgtgtgtgtgtgtgtgtttgtgtgtatagcaAAGACGGTATTATTTCgcaataaatgtacatatatatatatacatatattagtacattattcatcaatttgttcattcatatatgcatgcatgcgcggCGCACGTGTGTATAGTTCTATTTCTACACGATTATATCTGCGAGGTTGTTTGAAtgcatgtgtctatctatataccgcTATCCATATCGTACAGTGCGAATTTTgtgaaacaaatacatacacatcgaAAGGAAGAGCATGTTTGTGTTTCGTTTGCATGTTGTTGTCATAACACGTGATACAACCAGTTAAACCTCTATTCCCTGCAGTTAGGACCACATCTTGAGGAAATGTTGTGATGGGCCAATTTATGGTCCTCGACAAGGCCTGGATTTCGCAGCACCATGACTGATCCCAgatgaaggtggaagaggaagcgaCATACGTCTTGTACCCCATTACTAACACAAGGGAATTGATAACTATGGTTGGAAGTACGCAGtctgagaaacacacacacacacacacacacacacacacacacacacacacactcacatatatatatatatatatatatatatatatatatatatatatatatatatatatatatatatatgtatgtatatatacacataaatatgcatgcataaaacacacacacacacacacacacacacacacacacacacacacacacacacacacacacacatatatatatatatatatatatatatatatatatatatatatatacataaatatgcaagcataaaacacacacacacacacacacacacacatacacacacacatatatatatatatatatatatatatatatatatatatatatatatatatatgtgtgtgtgtgtgtgtgtgtgtgtatatatatacaaacatatgcatgcataaaacacccacacccgcatacacacacccacacacccacatacccacacacccacccacacacacacacacacatacacatatatatatatatatatatatatatatatatatatatatatatatatatatgtgtgtgtgtgtgtgtgtgtatgtgtgtgtgtgtaggtgtgtatgtgtaaatatatgtatattttatctatttatttcatcatctatttatgcatatatgcaaatagatatttatgttatatagatagataaatttggatatagatacatactgtacatgcatacatacatatatacatgcatgttcgtgtgtgtgtgtgtatgtcctcacctacacacaccagtatatatgcatccacacagTAGAATACTCTTTTACCTCATAGTAATCCACAACTAGCCGGTTATTTACAGCCGCTTTCTCATTATAAAGCCACTGGCACGGTGATCTTTCCATAGCTACACGAGAGACGAGAGCAAGACCTGAAAATGTTGCAGTTTTCCACTATCTCTTGGTTGATGAAAAGCCTAAATATTTTATAGATTTTGGGGGAAGTTACATTTGTGtaaaagggatatatataatgttctatattttttatttgtttgtatttgagACTTATTTTGTTTATAAGTGTTTTTTATAGTTGAAGTTTTTGGTGTTGCCGATAATGATTTGTCTAATCTTCATTATATTAACTAATTACagtaaaataatagcagtaacagcaatgctaaaaattatgttaataataaagatgataacggatgtacaatgaaaatattagtaatgataatagtaatgatgattatattcataatgataatagtaatgatgattatgttcataatgataatagaaataaaaaatacaatttgtaatgataagataataaccataataataatgattataataataataatgataatgataatgaggataatataatagtaatacagaagatatcattgattataatagtgttaataatgattatacttttaatataaaaatgataataatgataatgataatggtaataataatgataatagtaataatagtgataatgagaatggtaatgataatgaggataatatggtAATAGTacatatgattgtaataattataatagtgttaataatgaaaataatttcattataaaaattataatgctaatcgtaataatgataataatgataatggtaataatgataataatgataatgataatgataattatgataatcgtaataatgataataatgataatgataatcgtaataatggtaatagtaataataatgataattataagaatgatagtagAAGTAACGGTAGTGGTAGGCCTACTAtaactactagtgataataatgataacatcaatagtaacaataataagaataattatgatgatgataatagcagtaataagaataacaacaacgctaataataataacatttttattcatagtggtaataataatgataacaataataataataataataataatattaataataatgaaaataatgataataataataatgatgataataatgataatagtaacaataacgatgatgattacaacagcaacaataattataacaataataacaataataattaagtaataatagtgatgatgatgataataatgaaataataatagtgatcgtgataataataaagatactaataaaactaccactactactacttctactactactactaataataataataaaatattaataataataattataattatgatgataccaataataacaatgataatgataataataatgaaatgataaaaatgataattgtaataatagcaaaaccaataaaaataatgatgataacaataatgataataatgaagaaatattaataataataaagataataataataataatattgataataacgtagTGTGATCCTCATGAAACCAGGtgtcccttgccttcccttgATGCTTGCGAGGGATACAGGCGCAAAGACCTGGTTAACCCCTGTCAATTCAAGTTATTTATATGGGTTTGTTACAGCGTGATAATCTCTTTCCGATATTCAGCCTACCCATAGAATGAAATACTAAAATTGACCGATGGAAAAactttaaaaatacaaaatataaaagaatatgctGAAGGCTAAACTAAACTAGAGGAAATGACTTCCAAAGTGGAGAGTCTCGCTGAAGTCCTTACAACTAAAGCAAAGACAAACCAGCAAGTCTGGCGTCACAGCTGAAAGCTTAAAAAGAAATCCCCAAACCTAAGAATCGAATAAGCAGCATAAAACCCGGGTCTGGCGGAGctaaaacaagaaagggaaaactAAAAGATCACTCAGACTTCCTACTACGAAAGATTAAGAGTTacaagtaaaaaaggaaagaataccagCCAAGTTTATTATTAAAAGCAAGATGGTAAAATTTGAAGATCACCTCCAACTCTTCAGCAGAGGATGTCAGGTACATCAGTGCTTAGCTTAATATCTTCCGTGATTAACCCTCGTTGTTCATTTAAAATACGGCGACGCTGCTGGTTTTTATCGCTAAGGACTGAACGAAACACTCGCTGATTGCCTTGACcttctctttattgttttaaATTTTGTGCTTACATTTCCTTGGGGGCGTCAGAGGCAAACACTGttaaaacatattttctttcaacaaatacaatgaaaacacacaaataaaatgggcaaaagtaaaatgaaaagcataaaaattaaaattatagaaaaagaaatgcaatgtaatttaaaataaataataaacgaaaTATAAAACATTTCCCCTAAActcaaaataaaatgtttaaaatactAAAAGGAATAAAATCGAATAAAAGTAACTTCAAAAGAATGTCTAGTTATGAAATTATAGATTTAAAAATCACAGAAAAccaaataaagaagggaaactgAGGTAAAAcgataaagcaaataaaaaaacgcGGAAAtcaaacaagataaaacaaagcGAGATAAGCGACAGTCAG
Above is a window of Penaeus chinensis breed Huanghai No. 1 chromosome 19, ASM1920278v2, whole genome shotgun sequence DNA encoding:
- the LOC125035001 gene encoding vegetative cell wall protein gp1-like codes for the protein MGYKTYVASSSTFIWDQSWCCEIQALSRTINWPITTFPQDVVLTAGNRAHLEHQPTSNTSPPQTPAHLEPQPTSNPSPPRTPAHLEPQPTSNPSPPRTPAHPTPSPPRTQAHPTPSPPRTPAHPIPSPPRNPAHLEPQPTSNPSPPRTPAHLEPQPTSNPTHLTPSPPRTPAHLEPQATSNSSPPKSQPTSNPSPPRTPAHLEPQPTSNPSPPRTPAHLEPHPPDPQPTPNPSPPRTPAHLELQPTQIPAHLEPQPTSNPSPPRTPAHLEPQPTSNPSPPRTPANPNPSPPRTPAHLEPQPTSNPSPPRTPAHLKPQPTSNPSPPRTPAHLEPQPTSNPSPPRKEDQPPTFLVGAH